The Sporosarcina ureae genomic sequence TGGCATTATGTGAAGAAGCAAAAAAATATTCCTTTGCTTCAGTCTGTATTAATCCGACTTGGGTGAAAACAGCTGCAGAGGCTTTACAGGGTACGGAGGTAAAAGTATGCACCGTGATCGGTTTTCCTTTAGGTGCAAGCACACCCGAAGTTAAAGCTTTTGAGGCTAAAGACGCGATTGCTAACGGTGCCACAGAAGTGGATATGGTGATCAATATTGGTGCATTACAAAGTGGATTGCTTGAACAAGTGCAAAATGACATTGTAGCCGTCGTGGAAGCAGCAAAAGATCAGGCTTTAGTAAAAGTGATCATCGAAACCTCATTGTTGGACGATATCCAAAAACGCACGGCATGTGAACTTGCGGTGCTCGCAGGAGCGGACTTTGTCAAAACATCGACTGGATTCTCTACTGGCGGTGCAACTCCGGAAGACGTGAAGCTGATGCGTGCTGTAGTAGGTCCGGCAATTGGAGTTAAAGCAAGTGGCGGTGTGCGCAGTGCAGAAGACGTAGATCGTATGATGGAGTCGGGTGCAACACGTATTGGTGCGAGTTCGGGTGTTTCCATCAT encodes the following:
- the deoC gene encoding deoxyribose-phosphate aldolase — translated: MTTNYAAYIDHTLLKAEATKQQVLALCEEAKKYSFASVCINPTWVKTAAEALQGTEVKVCTVIGFPLGASTPEVKAFEAKDAIANGATEVDMVINIGALQSGLLEQVQNDIVAVVEAAKDQALVKVIIETSLLDDIQKRTACELAVLAGADFVKTSTGFSTGGATPEDVKLMRAVVGPAIGVKASGGVRSAEDVDRMMESGATRIGASSGVSIMQGLSSSSDY